One window of the Candidatus Microbacterium colombiense genome contains the following:
- a CDS encoding MaoC/PaaZ C-terminal domain-containing protein yields the protein MAYSVGDVLAERTVHLTRESLVRYAGASGDFNPIHYRDDIAASVGLPGVLAHGMLTMGIASSVLLSALEPGVRILDYGVRFTKPVVVEPVDGADVHIVATVGAVDDGAARVDLKVTYGEATVLVKAQLRIAA from the coding sequence ATGGCCTACTCCGTCGGAGACGTGCTCGCCGAGCGCACCGTGCATCTGACCCGTGAGTCGCTCGTGCGCTATGCCGGGGCATCCGGGGACTTCAACCCCATCCACTACCGCGACGACATCGCGGCATCCGTCGGTCTTCCGGGTGTGCTCGCGCACGGCATGCTCACGATGGGCATCGCGTCGTCCGTGCTGCTGTCGGCTCTCGAGCCGGGCGTGCGCATCCTCGACTACGGCGTGCGCTTCACCAAGCCCGTCGTCGTCGAGCCGGTCGACGGAGCCGACGTGCACATCGTCGCCACGGTCGGGGCCGTCGATGACGGGGCCGCGCGGGTCGACCTGAAGGTCACGTACGGCGAGGCGACCGTGCTCGTCAAGGCGCAGCTGCGCATCGCTGCCTGA
- a CDS encoding MaoC family dehydratase N-terminal domain-containing protein: MAVNADLIGREFPPTAPYLVGREKVREFARAVFADAPQHTDVEAARAAGFADVVAPPTFAMVVQDLTLQQLLALPDSGIVLARTIHAEQRFTYSRPIVAGDELVGQLRVTGIRTMAGNALITSEAEITDVDGAHVVTATSVLLVGEGE, from the coding sequence GTGGCAGTGAACGCAGATCTGATCGGCCGGGAGTTCCCTCCGACGGCCCCCTACCTCGTCGGTCGTGAGAAGGTGCGCGAGTTCGCGCGCGCCGTCTTCGCCGACGCCCCGCAGCACACCGACGTGGAGGCGGCGCGCGCCGCCGGTTTCGCCGACGTCGTCGCGCCCCCGACCTTCGCGATGGTGGTCCAGGACCTCACCCTCCAGCAGCTGCTCGCGCTGCCGGACTCCGGTATCGTCCTCGCCCGCACGATCCATGCCGAGCAGCGGTTCACGTACTCGCGACCGATCGTCGCCGGAGACGAGCTCGTCGGTCAGCTGCGGGTCACCGGCATCCGCACGATGGCCGGCAACGCGCTGATCACCAGTGAGGCCGAGATCACCGATGTCGATGGCGCCCATGTGGTGACCGCGACCAGCGTGCTGCTGGTCGGAGAGGGGGAGTGA
- a CDS encoding sulfite exporter TauE/SafE family protein: MNDVAAGLNRGPRAYAAFITIGLLAGLLSGLFGVGGGTVIVPLLVLFLHFDQRLAAGTSLAAIVPTASVGVISYAVSGSVAWIPALILAAGAVVGAQIGTRLLPRISQTALRWGFVGFLVLVIITLFLVIPSRDAEFVLSWITALALIAVGLGTGVLAGLIGVGGGVIVVPVLMLAFGTSDLVAKGTSLLMMIPTALSGTIGNLRTKNVDLRAAVVIGVSACTTTALGAWIATLIDPTAGNILFAAYLVVIAVQMGMKAVRGRRKS, from the coding sequence GTGAACGACGTCGCAGCTGGCCTGAACCGAGGGCCGCGCGCATACGCGGCGTTCATCACGATCGGGCTTCTCGCCGGTCTCCTGTCCGGTCTCTTCGGAGTCGGTGGAGGCACCGTCATCGTGCCGCTCCTCGTGCTCTTCCTGCACTTCGACCAGCGCCTCGCCGCCGGCACCTCTCTGGCGGCGATCGTCCCCACGGCCAGCGTCGGGGTGATCTCGTACGCCGTGTCGGGTTCCGTTGCCTGGATCCCCGCGCTAATCCTCGCCGCCGGCGCGGTGGTCGGTGCGCAGATCGGTACCCGACTGCTCCCGCGCATCTCGCAGACGGCGCTGCGGTGGGGATTCGTCGGATTCCTCGTGCTCGTCATCATCACCCTGTTCCTGGTGATCCCTTCGCGTGACGCCGAGTTCGTCCTCTCGTGGATCACCGCCCTCGCCCTGATCGCCGTGGGCCTCGGCACGGGTGTGCTCGCGGGACTCATCGGCGTGGGTGGCGGTGTGATCGTGGTGCCGGTGCTCATGCTCGCTTTCGGCACGAGCGATCTCGTGGCCAAGGGCACCTCGCTCCTGATGATGATCCCGACCGCCCTGTCGGGAACCATCGGGAACCTCCGGACCAAGAACGTCGACCTGCGCGCCGCCGTCGTCATCGGGGTGTCGGCGTGCACGACCACCGCGCTCGGCGCGTGGATCGCGACGCTCATCGACCCGACCGCCGGCAACATTCTCTTCGCGGCATATCTCGTGGTGATCGCCGTGCAGATGGGGATGAAGGCCGTGCGCGGCCGACGCAAGAGCTGA
- a CDS encoding tripartite tricarboxylate transporter permease, producing MDSWTLLLEGFATALQPQYLVFAFFGVLIGTAVGVLPGIGPAMTVALLLPLTYTLDPTAALITFAGIYYGGMYGGSTTSILLNTPGESASIVTAIEGNKMAKLGRGAAALATAAIGSFIAGTLATIGLTLLAPVLAQFAVNLGPADYVALIVVAFVTVGALMGSSVPRGLLSLGLGLFLGLIGTDQLSGQQRYTLGMLPLADGIDIVLVAVGLFAVGETLYIAARLRHGAIAVIPVSRGWRSWMTREDWRRSWKPWLRGTAIGFPIGTIPAGGADVATFLSYATERKLSAHRSEFGRGAIEGVAGPESANNAAAAGVLVPLLTLGLPTTATAAIILTAFQSYGLQPGPMLFTSQSSLVWALVASLYIGNVILLVLNLPLVGMWVKLLQIPRPYLYAGILVFAAFGAYALNYSIVDILILLIIGVLGYFMRRFGVPVAPLVVGMILGPMGEAQLRRALQLSQGDLTTLVAQPFAAVAYGVLALLVVGGLWLRRRQQRYEQALTESIAVPIRADSEV from the coding sequence ATGGACAGTTGGACTCTGCTCCTCGAGGGATTCGCCACGGCGCTGCAGCCGCAGTACCTCGTCTTCGCGTTCTTCGGAGTGCTGATCGGTACCGCGGTCGGCGTGCTCCCCGGCATCGGTCCGGCCATGACGGTCGCTCTGTTGCTCCCGCTCACCTACACGCTCGACCCCACGGCCGCGCTCATCACGTTCGCGGGGATCTACTACGGGGGGATGTACGGCGGTTCGACCACCAGCATCCTGCTGAACACTCCCGGCGAGTCCGCCTCGATCGTCACGGCGATCGAGGGGAACAAGATGGCGAAGCTCGGACGCGGGGCGGCGGCTCTCGCCACCGCGGCGATCGGGTCGTTCATCGCCGGCACCCTCGCCACGATCGGCCTGACGTTGCTGGCTCCGGTGCTCGCCCAGTTCGCCGTGAATCTCGGGCCCGCCGACTACGTGGCACTGATCGTCGTCGCCTTCGTCACGGTCGGCGCTCTGATGGGGTCGTCCGTCCCGCGCGGTCTGCTGTCGCTCGGGCTCGGCCTCTTCCTCGGGCTGATCGGCACCGATCAGCTGTCGGGGCAGCAGCGGTACACGCTCGGCATGCTGCCGTTGGCCGACGGCATCGACATCGTGCTGGTCGCGGTCGGACTCTTCGCCGTCGGCGAGACGCTCTACATCGCGGCGCGGCTTCGGCACGGCGCGATCGCGGTCATCCCGGTGAGCCGCGGGTGGCGCAGCTGGATGACGCGGGAGGACTGGCGTCGCTCGTGGAAGCCGTGGCTGAGAGGCACCGCCATCGGATTCCCCATCGGCACGATCCCCGCCGGTGGCGCTGACGTCGCGACCTTCCTCTCGTACGCGACCGAGCGCAAGCTCTCGGCGCACCGTTCGGAGTTCGGCCGTGGCGCCATCGAGGGCGTCGCCGGACCGGAATCGGCGAACAACGCGGCTGCGGCGGGGGTGCTCGTGCCCCTGCTCACGCTGGGGCTGCCCACCACCGCGACCGCCGCGATCATCCTCACCGCGTTTCAGTCGTACGGGCTCCAGCCGGGTCCGATGCTCTTCACCAGCCAGTCGTCGCTCGTGTGGGCGCTGGTCGCGAGCCTCTACATCGGCAATGTGATCCTGCTCGTGCTCAACCTGCCGCTGGTGGGCATGTGGGTGAAGCTGCTGCAGATCCCCCGCCCGTACCTGTACGCGGGAATCCTGGTGTTCGCCGCCTTCGGTGCCTACGCGCTGAACTATTCGATCGTCGACATCCTGATCCTGCTGATCATCGGCGTCCTGGGGTACTTCATGCGGCGGTTCGGGGTGCCGGTCGCCCCGCTCGTCGTCGGCATGATCCTGGGGCCGATGGGAGAAGCGCAGCTGCGACGCGCGCTCCAACTGAGTCAGGGAGATCTCACGACCCTCGTGGCGCAGCCGTTCGCGGCGGTCGCGTATGGCGTGCTCGCCCTGCTGGTCGTCGGCGGATTGTGGCTCCGACGCCGCCAGCAGCGCTACGAACAGGCACTGACGGAATCGATCGCGGTGCCGATCCGCGCCGACTCGGAGGTCTGA
- a CDS encoding tripartite tricarboxylate transporter TctB family protein, with the protein MIDGSSREGSDAVRAGMRRPAFAVGSLPLGELVFAALMVALGIFALVGVFTIHVPIGSQVGPTVFPIFVATLLLGAAVAVLVSVLRGHRGVPEGGEDVDQSLPTDWITLLKIVAFVVAHLVLIDLVGWAPAAALLFGGVAWSLGAKRWWVAIAVGAALAVVVQIVFGGLLGLSLPWGPALGWLGRMF; encoded by the coding sequence ATGATCGACGGATCTTCGCGGGAAGGATCCGACGCCGTGCGGGCCGGTATGCGCCGGCCCGCATTCGCCGTCGGCTCGCTTCCCCTCGGTGAACTGGTCTTCGCCGCTCTCATGGTGGCGCTCGGCATCTTCGCGCTGGTGGGCGTGTTCACGATCCATGTCCCCATCGGGTCGCAGGTGGGGCCGACGGTCTTCCCGATCTTCGTCGCGACACTCCTGCTCGGCGCCGCCGTCGCGGTGCTGGTGAGCGTGCTGCGAGGACACCGCGGGGTTCCCGAAGGAGGGGAGGATGTCGATCAGAGCCTCCCCACCGACTGGATCACCCTGCTCAAGATCGTCGCCTTCGTGGTGGCGCATCTCGTGCTGATCGACCTGGTCGGCTGGGCTCCGGCCGCCGCCCTGCTTTTCGGCGGAGTGGCCTGGTCGCTCGGGGCGAAGCGCTGGTGGGTCGCGATCGCTGTCGGCGCCGCGCTCGCTGTGGTGGTGCAGATCGTCTTCGGCGGGCTGCTCGGGCTGTCGTTGCCCTGGGGTCCGGCGCTCGGTTGGTTGGGGAGGATGTTCTGA
- a CDS encoding tripartite tricarboxylate transporter substrate-binding protein, which produces MNNARIGSLIAIATVTAVALTGCASGGASDDAGAGGQVEVTDLSIVVPADPGGGWDQTGRALSQLLTKDGIVGSAPVTNVGGAGGTVGLAQLANERDPDTLMVMGLVMVGAVETNASAVRIEDMTPIARLTDEPLVVVVPAESDYNTLEDLVEDVVDNGQAVTITGGSAGGADHILAGLMLEEAGLDGAEIAEKLNYTPNSGGGEATSLILGGKVAAGISGVGEFLQHIEAGTMKALAVSSDEAVPQLPDVPTITEAGYDVVLTNWRGVIAPGDIDDAHRAELERIVTELHESDSWAAELETRGWADAFLTGAEFDEFLTANIDEVTATLKNIGLVG; this is translated from the coding sequence ATGAACAACGCACGCATCGGAAGCCTGATCGCCATCGCGACGGTGACGGCCGTGGCACTGACAGGATGCGCGTCAGGCGGCGCATCCGACGACGCAGGAGCAGGTGGGCAGGTGGAGGTCACCGACCTGTCGATCGTGGTCCCCGCCGACCCGGGCGGCGGGTGGGATCAGACCGGCCGCGCCCTGTCGCAACTGCTCACGAAGGACGGCATCGTCGGTTCGGCGCCGGTGACCAACGTCGGCGGAGCGGGCGGGACCGTCGGCCTCGCGCAGCTCGCGAACGAGAGGGACCCCGACACTCTGATGGTGATGGGGCTGGTGATGGTCGGTGCCGTCGAGACCAACGCATCGGCCGTGCGCATCGAGGACATGACGCCCATCGCACGACTCACCGACGAGCCCCTGGTGGTCGTGGTGCCCGCGGAGTCGGACTACAACACCCTGGAAGACCTGGTCGAGGACGTGGTCGACAACGGTCAGGCGGTCACCATCACGGGCGGCTCGGCCGGAGGCGCGGATCACATCCTCGCCGGACTGATGCTCGAGGAAGCCGGACTCGACGGCGCCGAGATCGCCGAGAAGCTCAACTACACACCCAACTCCGGGGGAGGGGAGGCGACCTCGCTGATCCTCGGCGGCAAGGTGGCCGCGGGTATCTCGGGCGTCGGGGAATTCCTCCAGCACATCGAGGCCGGAACTATGAAGGCGCTCGCCGTCTCCTCCGACGAGGCGGTGCCGCAGTTGCCGGACGTGCCCACCATCACGGAGGCGGGGTACGACGTCGTGCTCACCAACTGGCGTGGGGTGATCGCGCCCGGCGACATCGACGACGCCCATCGTGCCGAGCTGGAGCGCATCGTCACGGAACTGCACGAATCGGACTCCTGGGCGGCCGAGTTGGAGACCAGGGGATGGGCGGACGCCTTCCTCACCGGAGCGGAGTTCGACGAGTTCCTGACCGCGAACATCGACGAGGTCACCGCGACGCTGAAGAACATCGGCCTGGTCGGCTGA
- a CDS encoding PAS domain-containing protein, whose product MASKMTLRVQLLLLQALIVFLVTLATGVVAGAFQEQALREAYKDRMQAVAQSVAQLPTILDAFDDDDPSAAIQPVAEVIRKASDLAYVVVANEDGIRYSHPDPDRIGKKVSTDPSVPLSGQIYVGTQTGTLGTSWRVKVPIHDSEGAVIGTASVGILESELNAEFLANLAWLISAMLAAAVLGVFGSAWVTSVIRRRIYRLEPHQIAALVKNQETTLHGLSEGVITVDAQGTITLANDAAARLLGVDVTALDGATATDALGPELATLLREGEAVGRPVIVGPHVLVARSTGSEVDGRGVEATLLLRDHTELHDVVRRVETADAIIAFRERFGLPKGLSAETLERVTTALTARPDASATEIGDDVQVSRVSARRYLEHLAGSGRATRTLDYSTNGRPSTRYRVAESGEPRPL is encoded by the coding sequence GTGGCCTCGAAGATGACGCTCCGTGTACAGCTGCTGCTCCTGCAGGCGCTGATCGTGTTCCTGGTGACCCTCGCCACCGGCGTCGTCGCCGGCGCCTTCCAGGAGCAGGCGCTGCGGGAGGCCTACAAGGACCGGATGCAGGCGGTCGCCCAATCGGTCGCACAGCTGCCGACCATCCTCGATGCTTTCGACGACGACGACCCCTCCGCCGCCATCCAGCCGGTCGCGGAGGTGATCCGCAAGGCGTCGGATCTCGCGTACGTCGTGGTGGCCAACGAGGACGGCATCCGCTACTCGCACCCCGACCCCGACCGCATCGGCAAGAAGGTGTCGACCGATCCGTCCGTGCCGCTGTCGGGACAGATCTATGTGGGAACGCAGACGGGGACACTGGGCACGTCGTGGCGGGTGAAGGTGCCCATCCACGACAGCGAGGGTGCTGTGATCGGCACCGCATCCGTCGGCATCCTCGAGTCCGAGTTGAACGCGGAGTTCCTGGCGAACCTCGCCTGGTTGATCTCGGCGATGCTCGCCGCCGCCGTGCTCGGGGTGTTCGGGTCGGCTTGGGTGACCTCCGTCATCCGTCGTCGCATCTACCGTCTCGAACCCCATCAGATCGCGGCGCTCGTGAAGAACCAGGAGACGACGCTGCACGGTCTGAGCGAAGGGGTGATCACCGTCGACGCTCAGGGCACGATCACACTCGCCAACGACGCCGCCGCACGCCTGCTCGGGGTCGACGTGACCGCGCTCGACGGCGCCACCGCCACCGACGCGCTCGGACCGGAGCTTGCGACGCTGCTGCGGGAGGGCGAGGCGGTCGGGCGACCGGTGATCGTCGGACCGCACGTACTGGTGGCACGGAGCACCGGGAGCGAGGTCGACGGCCGGGGCGTCGAGGCGACACTGCTGCTGCGCGATCACACCGAGCTGCACGACGTGGTGCGCCGAGTGGAGACGGCCGATGCCATCATCGCGTTCCGGGAGCGGTTCGGGTTGCCCAAGGGGCTGAGCGCCGAGACCCTCGAGCGCGTGACGACGGCCCTCACCGCTCGTCCCGATGCGTCCGCGACCGAGATCGGCGACGACGTGCAGGTGTCGCGCGTCAGCGCCCGCCGCTACCTCGAGCATCTCGCAGGCTCCGGACGTGCGACGCGCACTCTCGACTACTCCACGAACGGGCGCCCGAGCACTCGCTATCGCGTGGCGGAGTCGGGCGAACCTCGACCTCTCTGA
- a CDS encoding AMP-binding protein, which translates to MVRSTFPDLEIPAVSVHDFLFGDLDEERLDSVALIDGMSGATTTYRQLIGQIDLFAGALAARGVGVGTRIGVLCPNIPAFATVFHGILRAGATATTINSLYTPEEIANQLTDAGADWLITVSPLLTGASAAAAQVGIDAEHLIVLDGVEGHPSLPALLGEGRAAPDVTFDPATHLAVLPYSSGTTGRPKGVMLTHRNLVANVTQCRSTISLADDDRVLAVLPFFHIYGMTVLLNFALRQRAALVTMPKFDLVEFLRVVAEHRTSWVFIAPPIAVALAKHPLVDQYDLSAVKVIFSGAAPLDGTLATAVATRLGCTVCQGYGMTETSPVTHAIPYDRTDIDRSTVGLLLAGTEARLIDAESGAEVDVPTEGASEPGELLIRGPQVMQGYLNRPEATAEMLDADGWLHTGDVATMTPDGIFRIVDRLKELIKYKGYQVAPAVLEAVLLEHPSIADAAVIGALDDDGQEVPKAFVVVQPGADLDADAVIAHVAAHVAPHEKVRQVEFIDAIPKSSSGKILRKDLRAR; encoded by the coding sequence ATGGTTCGCAGCACCTTCCCCGACCTGGAGATCCCCGCTGTCTCCGTGCACGACTTCCTCTTCGGCGACCTCGACGAGGAACGGCTCGATTCCGTCGCGCTGATCGACGGCATGAGCGGCGCCACCACCACGTATCGCCAACTGATCGGCCAGATCGACCTCTTCGCCGGAGCGCTGGCCGCCCGCGGGGTCGGCGTCGGAACGCGCATCGGCGTGCTGTGCCCGAACATCCCGGCATTCGCGACCGTCTTCCACGGCATCCTGCGCGCCGGCGCCACCGCGACCACGATCAACTCGCTCTACACACCGGAGGAGATCGCGAACCAGCTCACCGACGCCGGCGCGGACTGGCTGATCACCGTCTCCCCTCTGTTGACGGGAGCCAGCGCGGCCGCCGCACAGGTCGGCATCGACGCCGAGCACCTGATCGTGCTGGACGGCGTCGAGGGCCATCCTTCTCTGCCCGCACTGCTGGGCGAGGGGCGTGCCGCGCCCGACGTCACCTTCGACCCGGCGACCCATCTCGCGGTGCTCCCCTACTCGTCGGGCACCACCGGACGCCCCAAGGGCGTCATGCTGACGCATCGCAACCTGGTCGCGAACGTGACCCAATGCCGATCCACGATCTCACTCGCGGACGATGACCGAGTGCTCGCAGTCCTCCCGTTCTTCCACATCTACGGCATGACCGTGCTGCTGAACTTCGCCCTGCGCCAGCGCGCGGCGCTCGTGACGATGCCGAAGTTCGACCTCGTGGAGTTCCTGCGCGTGGTCGCGGAGCATCGGACCAGCTGGGTCTTCATCGCACCTCCGATCGCCGTGGCCCTGGCGAAGCATCCGCTCGTCGATCAGTACGATCTCTCCGCCGTCAAGGTCATCTTCTCCGGTGCCGCACCCCTCGACGGCACCCTCGCCACCGCGGTCGCCACGCGCCTGGGATGCACGGTCTGCCAGGGATACGGCATGACCGAGACGAGCCCCGTCACCCACGCGATCCCCTACGACCGCACCGACATCGACCGATCGACGGTCGGTCTTCTGCTCGCAGGCACGGAGGCACGGTTGATCGACGCCGAATCCGGTGCCGAGGTCGACGTGCCCACCGAGGGGGCGAGCGAGCCGGGCGAACTGCTGATCCGCGGGCCGCAGGTCATGCAGGGCTATCTGAACCGGCCCGAAGCGACGGCCGAGATGCTCGACGCCGACGGATGGTTGCACACGGGAGACGTGGCGACGATGACCCCTGACGGGATCTTCCGGATCGTCGACCGTCTGAAGGAGCTCATCAAGTACAAGGGGTACCAGGTCGCGCCGGCTGTCCTCGAAGCCGTGCTCCTGGAGCATCCGTCCATCGCCGACGCCGCCGTCATCGGCGCCCTCGACGACGACGGCCAGGAGGTGCCCAAGGCGTTCGTCGTCGTGCAGCCGGGGGCGGACCTCGATGCCGACGCCGTGATCGCCCACGTCGCCGCCCACGTCGCGCCACACGAGAAGGTGCGGCAGGTCGAGTTCATCGATGCGATCCCGAAGTCGAGCTCGGGGAAGATCCTGCGCAAGGACCTGCGCGCTCGCTGA
- the rplQ gene encoding 50S ribosomal protein L17, giving the protein MPKPTKGPRLGGGPAHERLMLANLAASLYTHKSIKTTETKAKRLRPLAERLITFAKRGDLHARRRVLAVIGDKSVVHTLFAEIAPLVADREGGYTRITKVGNRKGDNAPMAVIELVLEPVNPKPKSAKKAAKAEKPAEVVEEAPVEEAPEAPAEEAPVEETTEAPAEEKSE; this is encoded by the coding sequence ATGCCCAAGCCCACTAAGGGTCCCCGCCTCGGAGGCGGCCCCGCACACGAGCGTCTGATGCTTGCCAACCTGGCGGCGTCGCTCTACACGCACAAGTCGATCAAGACGACCGAGACCAAGGCCAAGCGCCTGCGTCCGCTCGCCGAGCGTCTGATCACCTTCGCCAAGCGCGGAGACCTGCACGCCCGTCGTCGCGTTCTCGCGGTCATCGGTGACAAGAGCGTCGTTCACACGCTCTTCGCCGAGATCGCTCCGCTGGTCGCTGACCGTGAGGGCGGCTACACCCGCATCACGAAGGTCGGCAACCGCAAGGGTGACAACGCGCCCATGGCCGTGATCGAGCTCGTTCTCGAGCCCGTCAACCCGAAGCCGAAGTCCGCCAAGAAGGCTGCGAAGGCTGAGAAGCCTGCCGAGGTCGTCGAGGAGGCACCGGTCGAGGAGGCTCCCGAGGCTCCGGCCGAGGAGGCTCCCGTCGAGGAGACCACCGAGGCTCCGGCCGAGGAGAAGTCCGAGTAA
- a CDS encoding DNA-directed RNA polymerase subunit alpha — protein sequence MLIAQRPTLTEEKIVENRSRFIIEPLEPGFGYTIGNALRRSLLSSIPGAAVTSVRIDGVLHEFSTIPGVKEDVTEIILNIKQLVVSSERDEPITAYLRKTGAGEVTAADISAPAGVEVQNPELVIATLNDTAKFELELTIERGRGYVSATQNRNEYAEAGQVPIDSIYSPVLKVSYRVEATRAGERTDFDKLVLDVETKSSISPRDAVASAAKTLTELFGLARELNVEAEGIEIGPAPVEAVNSSELSMPIEDLDLSVRSYNCLKREGINTVSELVALSETQLMNIRNFGQKSVDEVRDKLISLGLSLKDSVPGFDGAHFYGGSEDESF from the coding sequence GTGCTTATTGCACAGCGTCCCACACTGACCGAGGAAAAGATCGTCGAGAACCGTAGCCGGTTCATCATCGAGCCTCTGGAGCCCGGCTTCGGTTACACGATCGGCAACGCGCTGCGCCGCAGCCTGCTGTCGTCGATCCCCGGCGCCGCGGTCACCAGCGTTCGCATCGACGGTGTGCTGCACGAGTTCAGCACCATCCCCGGCGTGAAGGAGGATGTCACCGAGATCATCCTCAACATCAAGCAGCTCGTGGTCTCCTCGGAGCGCGACGAGCCCATCACGGCGTACCTGCGCAAGACCGGTGCGGGCGAGGTCACGGCCGCTGACATCTCGGCTCCGGCCGGTGTCGAGGTCCAGAACCCCGAGCTCGTCATCGCGACGCTGAACGACACCGCGAAGTTCGAGCTCGAGCTCACGATCGAGCGTGGCCGTGGCTACGTCTCGGCGACGCAGAACCGCAACGAGTACGCCGAGGCCGGACAGGTTCCGATCGACTCGATCTACTCGCCGGTCCTGAAGGTCAGCTACCGCGTCGAGGCGACTCGTGCCGGTGAGCGCACCGACTTCGACAAGCTCGTGCTCGACGTCGAGACCAAGTCCTCGATCAGCCCCCGCGACGCCGTCGCGTCGGCTGCGAAGACCCTCACCGAGCTGTTCGGTCTCGCGCGCGAGCTGAACGTCGAGGCTGAGGGCATCGAGATCGGCCCGGCACCGGTGGAGGCAGTCAACTCCAGCGAACTGTCGATGCCGATCGAGGACCTCGACCTGTCGGTCCGGTCGTACAACTGCCTCAAGCGTGAAGGCATCAACACTGTTTCGGAGCTCGTCGCCCTCTCGGAGACGCAGCTCATGAACATCCGCAATTTCGGCCAGAAGTCGGTCGACGAGGTGCGCGACAAGCTCATCTCGCTCGGTCTGTCGCTCAAGGATTCGGTGCCCGGTTTCGACGGCGCCCACTTCTACGGCGGCAGCGAAGACGAGTCCTTCTGA
- the rpsK gene encoding 30S ribosomal protein S11: protein MAAPKAAARKPRRKEKKNIALGQAHIKSTFNNTIVSITDPTGAVISWASSGGVGFKGSRKSTPYAAGLAAESAARQAQEHGVKKVDVFVKGPGSGRETAIRSLQAAGLEVGSIQDVTPQAHNGCRPPKRRRV, encoded by the coding sequence ATGGCTGCACCCAAGGCCGCCGCGCGCAAGCCGCGCCGCAAGGAAAAGAAGAACATCGCGCTGGGCCAGGCCCACATCAAGTCGACGTTCAACAACACGATCGTCTCGATCACCGACCCGACCGGCGCTGTCATCAGCTGGGCATCGTCGGGTGGCGTGGGCTTCAAGGGCTCGCGCAAGTCGACCCCGTACGCCGCAGGTCTGGCCGCAGAGTCGGCCGCCCGTCAGGCGCAGGAGCACGGCGTCAAGAAGGTCGACGTCTTCGTGAAGGGTCCGGGCTCCGGCCGCGAGACCGCGATCCGCTCGCTCCAGGCCGCAGGCCTCGAGGTGGGTTCGATCCAGGACGTCACCCCGCAGGCGCACAACGGTTGCCGCCCGCCGAAGCGTCGCCGCGTCTGA
- the rpsM gene encoding 30S ribosomal protein S13 has product MARLAGVDIPRDKRVVIALTYIYGVGRTRSVEILKATDIDESIRVKDLSDEQLIALRDHIEGTYKVEGDLRREVAADIRRKVEIGSYEGIRHRRGLPVRGQRTKTNARTRKGPKRTVAGKKKAR; this is encoded by the coding sequence ATGGCACGTCTTGCCGGCGTTGACATCCCGCGCGACAAGCGCGTGGTGATCGCCCTTACCTACATCTACGGCGTCGGCCGTACCCGCTCGGTCGAGATCCTCAAGGCGACGGATATCGACGAGAGCATCCGCGTGAAGGACCTGAGCGACGAGCAGCTCATCGCCCTCCGCGATCACATCGAAGGCACCTACAAGGTGGAGGGTGACCTGCGCCGCGAGGTTGCAGCAGACATCCGCCGCAAGGTCGAGATCGGCTCCTACGAGGGCATCCGCCACCGTCGTGGTCTCCCGGTCCGTGGTCAGCGCACCAAGACCAACGCCCGTACCCGCAAGGGCCCGAAGCGCACCGTCGCAGGCAAGAAGAAGGCCCGCTAA
- the rpmJ gene encoding 50S ribosomal protein L36, producing the protein MKVNPSVKPICDHCKVIRRHGRVMVICKSNPRHKQRQG; encoded by the coding sequence ATGAAGGTCAACCCCAGCGTCAAGCCCATCTGCGATCACTGCAAGGTGATCCGCCGTCACGGCCGCGTCATGGTGATCTGCAAGAGCAACCCGCGTCACAAGCAGCGCCAGGGCTGA
- the infA gene encoding translation initiation factor IF-1 produces the protein MAKKDGVIEIEGVISEALPNAMFRVELSNGHKVLATISGKMRQNYIRIIPEDRVVVELSPYDLTRGRIVYRYR, from the coding sequence ATGGCTAAGAAAGACGGTGTCATCGAGATCGAGGGCGTGATCTCCGAGGCTCTGCCCAACGCGATGTTCCGCGTTGAGCTCAGCAACGGACACAAGGTCCTTGCAACGATCTCCGGCAAGATGCGGCAGAACTACATCCGTATCATCCCCGAGGACCGTGTGGTCGTGGAGCTCAGCCCCTACGACCTGACCCGCGGCCGTATCGTCTACCGCTACCGCTGA